From the Drosophila suzukii chromosome 2 unlocalized genomic scaffold, CBGP_Dsuzu_IsoJpt1.0 scf_2c, whole genome shotgun sequence genome, one window contains:
- the B9d2 gene encoding B9 domain-containing protein 2 isoform X3, translating to MADFHIIGQIIKAVHFAEPHLYCKWSLQSGNAWRLVQGEVKGESHVAAHRLQNCADFVQTLDIHLSAGSVQGWPRLLVEVYAIDVLKQSWPVGYGFLHIPSTPGTHRMDISTWKVAPNGLWQSLRELFGGGGAALSKNDIIYSGVERIKGFIIFVNSR from the exons atggCGGATTTCCACATAATTGGACAAATAATAAAAGCAGTTCACTTCGCCGAGCCGCACCTATATTGCAAGTGGAGTCTGCAGAGCG GAAACGCATGGCGTCTGGTTCAGGGCGAGGTGAAGGGTGAGAGCCACGTAGCGGCCCATCGACTGCAGAACTGCGCGGACTTCGTCCAGACCCTAGACATACACCTCAGCGCCGGCTCTGTGCAAGGCTGGCCACGACTGCTAGTAGAGGTGTACGCTATCGACGTACTGAAACAGTCCTGGCCTGTCGGCTACGGCTTTTTACACATACCCTCCACTCCAGGTACGCATCGGATGGATATTAGCACCTGGAAGGTAGCACCCAACGGCCTGTGGCAGTCACTTCGAGAGCTGTTTGGCGGCGGTGGAGCCGCACTGAGCAAGAACGACATTATCTACTCGGGAGTTGAGCG AATAAAAGGGTTTATTATATTCGTTAACAGTAGGTAA
- the B9d2 gene encoding B9 domain-containing protein 2 isoform X2 encodes MADFHIIGQIIKAVHFAEPHLYCKWSLQSGNAWRLVQGEVKGESHVAAHRLQNCADFVQTLDIHLSAGSVQGWPRLLVEVYAIDVLKQSWPVGYGFLHIPSTPGTHRMDISTWKVAPNGLWQSLRELFGGGGAALSKNDIIYSGVERQNFSEKALSTIDLR; translated from the exons atggCGGATTTCCACATAATTGGACAAATAATAAAAGCAGTTCACTTCGCCGAGCCGCACCTATATTGCAAGTGGAGTCTGCAGAGCG GAAACGCATGGCGTCTGGTTCAGGGCGAGGTGAAGGGTGAGAGCCACGTAGCGGCCCATCGACTGCAGAACTGCGCGGACTTCGTCCAGACCCTAGACATACACCTCAGCGCCGGCTCTGTGCAAGGCTGGCCACGACTGCTAGTAGAGGTGTACGCTATCGACGTACTGAAACAGTCCTGGCCTGTCGGCTACGGCTTTTTACACATACCCTCCACTCCAGGTACGCATCGGATGGATATTAGCACCTGGAAGGTAGCACCCAACGGCCTGTGGCAGTCACTTCGAGAGCTGTTTGGCGGCGGTGGAGCCGCACTGAGCAAGAACGACATTATCTACTCGGGAGTTGAGCG